One Ascaphus truei isolate aAscTru1 chromosome 22, aAscTru1.hap1, whole genome shotgun sequence DNA segment encodes these proteins:
- the UTP6 gene encoding U3 small nucleolar RNA-associated protein 6 homolog: MAEFIQRRIEDRIPELEQLERVGLLTGKEVKSVLKKVTALEYKIHRRSVSKEDFIGYVQYEINFLELLKKRRLRVGYSFKKDEIEYVIVQRIHRVFSRATNKWKDDLQLWLSHVAFCKKWNCKSQLSKTFAAVLAIHPDKPALWIMTAKWEMEDRLSSESARHVFLRALRFHPDSAKVYREYFRMELMNAEKQRKEKEELERAKMDLGEAGYSEEILQGQLATVVYKNAVQKIPGAEFHLSLLSIANMFDFTQELQKMILDDLQTLHAADPLTWDFLARRELAAETPPSSEHTSKQAKASDLARREERCSAVYETALNSVKTESMWDLYITFCLERFKRKTNSAELRQKRQERVLAAFTQAHGADLLAEAKYAEWISQLLELGRAEAALDAATEASKRFRDSVATWQTRIRVCIALKREDVRQVFQEAFKHVKAKDCLPLWILMVEWSEETDAQEATETLYQKGILVSVPGVSKVMKEKYLDWAHRTKGYKKARKVFTSLNENRPFSEAFFQQMIRIEKEQEPCNMPNLREYYERALREFGSTNPDLWLDYIKAELGHAEGQPENCGPIHWRAMKMLQGDDVEHFVSKYTLLQTGHL; this comes from the exons ATGGCTGAGTTTATCCAGAGGCGGATTGAGGACAGGATTCCCGAGCTAGAACAGCTGGAGAGAGTGGGGCTCTTAACCGGGAAGGAAGTCAA atCTGTGCTTAAGAAGGTAACCGCTCTAGAGTATAAAATTCACCGGCGATCGGTTAGCAAAGAAGACTTCATCGGCTACGTCCAG TATGAAATAAACTTTTTGGAACTCCTAAAGAAGAGAAGGCTG CGCGTTGGTTATTCGTTTAAGAAGGACGAAATTGAATACGTCATCGTCCAAAGGATCCACCGCGTTTTCAGCCGCGCAACCAACAAATGGAAA GATGACCTGCAGCTCTGGCTGTCCCACGTGGCGTTTTGTAAGAAATGG aACTGCAAATCCCAGCTCAGCAAAACCTTCGCCGCCGTGCTGGCTATTCACCCGGACAAGCCAG CCCTGTGGATCATGACGGCCAAATGGGAAATGGAGGACCGGCTGTCGTCGGAGAGCGCGAGACACGTGTTCCTCCGCGCCCTGCGCTTTCACCCAGACTCTGCCAAAGTCTATCGAGAA TATTTCCGCATGGAGCTGATGAATGCGGAGAaacagaggaaggagaaagaggagCTGGAGCGCGCCAAGATGGATCTA GGGGAAGCCGGCTACTCGGAAGAGATTCTTCAAGGCCAATTGGCCACAGTGGTTTACAAAAACGCCGTGCAGAAAATCCCAG gtGCCGAGTTCCATTTGTCTCTCCTGTCCATTGCGAACATGTTTGACTTCACTCAGGAACTACAAAAGATGATCCTTGATGA CTTGCAGACTCTTCACGCCGCGGATCCTCTGACGTGGGACTTCCTGGCTCGCCGGGAGCTGGCCGCGGAAACGCCGCCTTCCTCGGAGCACACTTCCAAGCAGGCGAAGGCGTCGGACCTGGCGCGGAGAGAGGAGCGCTGCAGCGCCGTGTACGAGACGGCATTGAACTCCGTCAAGACAG AGAGCATGTGGGATTTATACATCACTTTCTGCCTGGAGAGGTTTAAACGGAAGACGAACAGCGCGGAGCTGAGGCAGAAG AGGCAGGAGCGGGTGCTGGCAGCTTTTACCCAAGCGCACGGAGCTGACTTGTTGGCCGAAGCAAAATACGCAGAGTGG ATCTCGCAGCTCCTGGAGCTGGGTCGGGCTGAGGCGGCGTTGGATGCGGCCACGGAGGCCAGCAAACGTTTCCGGGACTCCGTGGCAACGTGGCAGACCCGGATTCGGGTCTGCATAGCGCTCAAGAGAGAGGATGTCCGACAGGTTTTCCAAGAGGCGTTTAAACACGTGAAGGCAAAG GACTGTTTACCTCTGTGGATTTTAATGGTGGAGTGGAGCGAGGAAACGGACGCTCAGGAGGCCACGGAAACCTTGTATCAG AAAGGGATCCTCGTTTCCGTTCCTGGGGTCTCCAAAGTCATGAAGGAGAAATACCTCGACTGGGCCCACAGGACCAAAGGCTACAAGAAAGCCAGGAAGGTTTTTACCAG TTTGAATGAAAATCGTCCGTTCTCGGAGGCCTTTTTTCAGCAGATGATTCGTATAGAAAAGGAGCAA GAACCATGCAACATGCCGAATTTACGAGAATACTATGAACGGGCGCTGAGAGAGTTTGGTTCGACAAACCCAG ACCTGTGGCTGGATTATATCAAGGCAGAGCTTGGTCACGCCGAGGGACAACCCGAAAACTGTGGCCCTATCCACTGGCGAGCCATGAAGATGCTGCAAGGGGACGACGTGGAGCATTTTGTTTCTAAGTACACATTGCTGCAAACGGGACACTTGTAG